One Vanacampus margaritifer isolate UIUO_Vmar chromosome 20, RoL_Vmar_1.0, whole genome shotgun sequence DNA window includes the following coding sequences:
- the enkur gene encoding enkurin isoform X3 — MKTMGPLKVETPSPDKYLKKHSKEPKLPEIKERCHRMCTAKKPAVPLRSEHPPLGPHSKRNMVKPTTPVPTKSQLASVDSHRGHKALLEPSGLVPKYIKKKCYGEVPEYLQHRSQEVRRAVEEYDKYLEEQMEQSAIRQLSEGERQANLQRLKSTLAELHNEYHRLPVAADTLVRKSRKVQLEAQMKQLESDVGLFERFKTIYIAN; from the exons ATGAAAACGATGGGACCACTAAAAGTGGAGACTCCATCTCCAGATAAATACCTGAAGAAGCATTCCAAAGAGCCCAAACTACCTGAAA TAAAAGAGCGTTGTCATCGCATGTGCACTGCAAAGAAACCCGCCGTCCCCTTGAGGTCAGAACACCCGCCTTTGGGCCCCCACAGCAAGAGAAACATGGTCAAGCCCACCACACCGGTGCCCACCAAATCGCAGCTAGCTTCTGTCGACTCCCACCGAGGCCACAAGGCGCTCCTGGAACCTTCCGGACTGGTCCCCAAGTACatcaaaaaaaag TGTTACGGCGAGGTGCCCGAGTACCTGCAGCATCGCAGCCAGGAAGTGCGCAGAGCTGTGGAGGAGTACGACAAATATCTGGAGGAGCAGATGGAGCAAAGCGCCATCCGGCAGCTGTCGGAGGGCGAGCGGCAAGCCAACCTGCAG CGCCTGAAGAGCACCTTGGCCGAGCTGCACAACGAGTACCATCGTCTGCCGGTGGCTGCGGACACGCTGGTGAGGAAAAGTCGCAAAGTGCAACTGGAGGCGCAGATGAAGCAGCTGGAGAGCGACGTGGGCCTTTTTGAGAGGTTCAAGACCATCTACATCGCCAATTAG
- the enkur gene encoding enkurin isoform X2: MAKTVFPQESIYNFLPEQVHTEKPKRKSKFRPVVILKDKPIKNAMKTMGPLKVETPSPDKYLKKHSKEPKLPEIKERCHRMCTAKKPAVPLRSEHPPLGPHSKRNMVKPTTPVPTKSQLASVDSHRGHKALLEPSGLVPKYIKKKCYGEVPEYLQHRSQEVRRAVEEYDKYLEEQMEQSAIRQLSEGERQANLQSTLAELHNEYHRLPVAADTLVRKSRKVQLEAQMKQLESDVGLFERFKTIYIAN, translated from the exons atggccAAAACGGTGTTTCCCCAAGAGAGCATCTACAATTTTTTACCTGAGCAGGTTCACACTGAAAAGCCAAA GCGCAAGTCCAAGTTCCGACCAGTAGTTATCCTGAAGGACAAACCGATCAAGAATGCAATGAAAACGATGGGACCACTAAAAGTGGAGACTCCATCTCCAGATAAATACCTGAAGAAGCATTCCAAAGAGCCCAAACTACCTGAAA TAAAAGAGCGTTGTCATCGCATGTGCACTGCAAAGAAACCCGCCGTCCCCTTGAGGTCAGAACACCCGCCTTTGGGCCCCCACAGCAAGAGAAACATGGTCAAGCCCACCACACCGGTGCCCACCAAATCGCAGCTAGCTTCTGTCGACTCCCACCGAGGCCACAAGGCGCTCCTGGAACCTTCCGGACTGGTCCCCAAGTACatcaaaaaaaag TGTTACGGCGAGGTGCCCGAGTACCTGCAGCATCGCAGCCAGGAAGTGCGCAGAGCTGTGGAGGAGTACGACAAATATCTGGAGGAGCAGATGGAGCAAAGCGCCATCCGGCAGCTGTCGGAGGGCGAGCGGCAAGCCAACCTGCAG AGCACCTTGGCCGAGCTGCACAACGAGTACCATCGTCTGCCGGTGGCTGCGGACACGCTGGTGAGGAAAAGTCGCAAAGTGCAACTGGAGGCGCAGATGAAGCAGCTGGAGAGCGACGTGGGCCTTTTTGAGAGGTTCAAGACCATCTACATCGCCAATTAG
- the enkur gene encoding enkurin isoform X1, with translation MAKTVFPQESIYNFLPEQVHTEKPKRKSKFRPVVILKDKPIKNAMKTMGPLKVETPSPDKYLKKHSKEPKLPEIKERCHRMCTAKKPAVPLRSEHPPLGPHSKRNMVKPTTPVPTKSQLASVDSHRGHKALLEPSGLVPKYIKKKCYGEVPEYLQHRSQEVRRAVEEYDKYLEEQMEQSAIRQLSEGERQANLQRLKSTLAELHNEYHRLPVAADTLVRKSRKVQLEAQMKQLESDVGLFERFKTIYIAN, from the exons atggccAAAACGGTGTTTCCCCAAGAGAGCATCTACAATTTTTTACCTGAGCAGGTTCACACTGAAAAGCCAAA GCGCAAGTCCAAGTTCCGACCAGTAGTTATCCTGAAGGACAAACCGATCAAGAATGCAATGAAAACGATGGGACCACTAAAAGTGGAGACTCCATCTCCAGATAAATACCTGAAGAAGCATTCCAAAGAGCCCAAACTACCTGAAA TAAAAGAGCGTTGTCATCGCATGTGCACTGCAAAGAAACCCGCCGTCCCCTTGAGGTCAGAACACCCGCCTTTGGGCCCCCACAGCAAGAGAAACATGGTCAAGCCCACCACACCGGTGCCCACCAAATCGCAGCTAGCTTCTGTCGACTCCCACCGAGGCCACAAGGCGCTCCTGGAACCTTCCGGACTGGTCCCCAAGTACatcaaaaaaaag TGTTACGGCGAGGTGCCCGAGTACCTGCAGCATCGCAGCCAGGAAGTGCGCAGAGCTGTGGAGGAGTACGACAAATATCTGGAGGAGCAGATGGAGCAAAGCGCCATCCGGCAGCTGTCGGAGGGCGAGCGGCAAGCCAACCTGCAG CGCCTGAAGAGCACCTTGGCCGAGCTGCACAACGAGTACCATCGTCTGCCGGTGGCTGCGGACACGCTGGTGAGGAAAAGTCGCAAAGTGCAACTGGAGGCGCAGATGAAGCAGCTGGAGAGCGACGTGGGCCTTTTTGAGAGGTTCAAGACCATCTACATCGCCAATTAG